Genomic window (Acidicapsa ligni):
CGCCTCCGGAAAGGCAGATGTTGAATGAGCACTTCAGAAATTGATTCGATCCACACACAAGTCAATGCGAAGCTGGATCACGTACGCGCCGCACTCGCTGCCGAAATCGGCGCCACTCATGATGTCTGTCTGACCTGCAGCTTCCAGGCAGAAGACGTACTGCTGACAAAGCTCGCTCTGGAACTCGACCCCACCATTCCGGTTCTCTTTCTTGATACCGGTTATCACTTTCGCGAGACATACGAATATCGCGATCAGATAGCTAAAGACTGGCACTTGAATCTGATCAATCTGCTGCCGGAAAAGACAGTAGCAGAGCAGGAACTTGAGCATGGCCTTCTCTATCAATCCGCGCCTGACCAGTGCTGCAAGCTACGCAAGGTAGAGCCGCTCTTCAAGGCCGTGGGCGAATACCGTGTCTGGCTCACCGGTCTTCGGCGGGAACAGGCAAAAAGCCGTGCAGCGCTTGAAGAATCCGCACTCTTCACCCTCCCCGGCGGCAAGCAGGTTTTGAAGCTCGCGCCTCTCGCAGAGTGGACCACTCGCGATGTCTGGTATGCATGCGAACAGCTTGCGATTCCACTTTTGCCGCTGTACGAACGAGGTTTCTCATCGATTGGATGTGAGCCGTGTACCACTCTTCCCCTCGACCCCAATGACCCGCGTTCAGGACGCTGGGCAGGT
Coding sequences:
- a CDS encoding phosphoadenylyl-sulfate reductase, with the translated sequence MSTSEIDSIHTQVNAKLDHVRAALAAEIGATHDVCLTCSFQAEDVLLTKLALELDPTIPVLFLDTGYHFRETYEYRDQIAKDWHLNLINLLPEKTVAEQELEHGLLYQSAPDQCCKLRKVEPLFKAVGEYRVWLTGLRREQAKSRAALEESALFTLPGGKQVLKLAPLAEWTTRDVWYACEQLAIPLLPLYERGFSSIGCEPCTTLPLDPNDPRSGRWAGRKVECGIHIEAASAK